The sequence TACGAGGCGTCGTAGGTGCCGGGGAGGGAGCCGAAGAGCGGGTCACTGTCGAAGCTGTCCGTGGAGTGACCGTCGTATCCGGCATACCCGGCGGCGTGGGGGTGCTGGTCGTTCACCAACTTCTCTCTCGCCTCGGCAGCAGGACCAGTCCGGGGCGTGGGGACCCCCGGGGCTAAGCAGTGGCCGCGACTGTACCCGGCGGTATCCGCCGTCGACAATCTTCGACGGCGCCGCGGGGCCCGGGAAAACGGGCAATCGGCCGTCTTTCGGCGGAGCCCGCACAGACCCTTGGCTCTATGTTCGAAACCTGTTCGGTTTCAGGCGACCGATGCCGGGCCGGTGGCTCCGGTGGCGGGTTCCGCCGCGTCCAGCGCCTGACGTACGGCTGCCGCCACCGCCGGGTGCACCGGCAGCGCGAGGTGCCCGATGCCGGTGACGCGTACGTTGACCGCGTCGAGGTCCGGGTGGTCCACGCAGGCCGCCTCGGCGGGCACGATCACCCGGTCCAGCTCGCTCCAGAAACTGACGAACCGGGTACGGCAGCCGGGCGCGGGCAGCCTCAGCTCCTCGATGGGGGCCGATCCCTCGCGCATCTGGCGCACGATGGGCAGCGCGCCGGCCAGCGGGGCGACAGCCGTACCGGCGTGCGGCGTGCCCAGCGTGACCAGGGTGCGGACCCGGTGGTCACCGGCCAGTCGCTGCACGTAGTAGCGGGCGATGAGGCCGCCGAGGCTGTGCCCCACGATGTCGACCCGGTGGTGGCCGGTACGGGCGCAGATCTCCTCGATGTGCCGGTCCAGCAGCTCGGCGGCCGTACGGATGTCGCTGGTCAGCGGGGAGTAGTTGAGCGACTCCAGATGGCGCCAGCCGTGCCGGGCCAGCGAGCGGCGCAGCAGGACGAAGACCGAGCGGTTGTCGATGAAACCGTGCAGGAAGACGACGGGTGGGCGGTCGGTGCCGGCGGCCGGCGGGATGTCGGTGCGGGGACCCTCGGCGGCGGGGGCGCACCGGGCGGCCGGTGTCCGGCCCGGACGTCGTTCACCGGTGATCCCGGTCGGATACAGCAGGGCGTGCCCGGCGAGCACCACGAGTTCCAGTGCGGTCGCTCTCAGCAGTGCGGTCGGCGGGGAGGGAAAAGGCAGGCTGGGGGTCCTCATGGTCGGCCTCCTGCTCCGGCGTGCCCGGTGCTCCGGTACGCCCGGGTGGGGGAGCCGTGGCGGAGGCCCGCGCGGACGGTGGTCCGTGCGGCCCGAGGCCCATGTGGTCCGAGGCCCGTGTGAACGGGGCCCGTACCACCGTGCCGTGCGGCTGACGGCGCGGTGATACGGCGACCCGGTGCGGCTCCCCGGGCAGCCGGCTCCACACGGCGTCTGCGCCGCGGGCCCTGGAACCGGTGCCCGTGAACAATGTCCCATGTGTGATTTCCCCCTCCCGGCTCACCGCGAAACGGCGGCTTGCGGGATGCTGTGGATAACGTTCGTTCACATCCCCGGCCCTTCAGGCGCGGGAGAGGCATGTGGAGGCAGTGATGGGTGTGACCGGTCCGATCCGTGTGGTGGTGGCCAAGCCGGGCCTCGACGGCCATGACCGCGGGGCGAAGGTGATCGCGCGGGCGCTGCGCGACGCCGGTATGGAGGTCATCTACACCGGGCTGCACCAGACGCCCGAGCAGATCGTCGACACCGCGATCCAGGAGGACGCCGACGCGATCGGCCTCTCGATCCTCTCCGGCGCCCACAACACGCTGTTCGCGAAGGTGATCGAACTGCTGAAGGAGCGCGAGGCGGAGGACATCAAGGTCTTCGGCGGCGGCATCATCCCGGAGGCGGACATCGCCCCGCTGAAGGAACAGGGCGTCGCGGAGATCTTCACCCCCGGCGCGACGACCACGGCGATCGTCGACTGGGTCAACGCGAACGTCCGGACCCCGGCGGAGGCGTAGCCGGCCGGGGCCGGAGGTTCGGGGCACTTCCCGGCGCCCGCAACGGGGAGCCGACGCCCGCCCCGGCTTCCGGGCCGTAGGCGCCACTGGGCGGTCCCACGCCGGCATCGCCTGCGGCCGGCCGGTGCGCGAACGGCCGCCCGGGGGCCGGTGCCCCGCACCAGGCCGGGCGGGCCGGACACGGCGGGGCCGCGGCTCCCCGCCACCGCGCGCGGCCGACAGGTGCGCGAACGGCCGCCCGAGGGCGGGAGCCCCGTGCCGGACACGGCGGGCCGTGGGCCGCAGCAGGGCCGCGCGCGGGGCCCCGCTCAGCGCACCGGGGCCCCGGACAGCTCGCTGTCCATCGTGGCGCGGAGGCGCAGCGTCGAGACCAGGCGTTGGAACGCCTCCGACCAGTAGCCGTTCGCGCCGGGGGAGGCGTCCGCCGGTTCGGCCGGGGTCGTGGTCAGGACCTCCAGGCGGCTCGCCTCCGACGGGTCGAGGCAGCGTTCGGCGAGGCCCATGACGCCGCTGAAGCTCCACGGGTAACTGCCCGCGTCCCTGGCTATGTCGAGGGCGTCGACGACGGCCCGCCCGAGCGGCCGCGCCCAGGGGACCGGGCACACCCCCAGCAGCTGGAACGCCTCCGACAGCCCGTGCGCGGCGACGAAGTCGGCCACCCAGAACGCCCGTTCCGCCGGGGGCAACACCGCCAGGAGCTTCGCCCGCTCGGCGAGCGAGGCCGTACCGGGGCCGTTCGACGGAGGTGTCGACGGCGGACCGAGCAGCGCCCGCGCCCACGCGGCATCCCGTTGCCGCACGGCCGCCCGGCACCACGCCGCGTGCAGCTCCTCGCCCCAGCCGTCCGCCACCGGCAGCGCCACGATCTCCTGCGCGCCGCGCCCGCCGAACCGCGCCGGCCAGACGCCGAGCGGGGACGCCTCCACCAACTGGCCCAGCCACCATGACCGTTCGCCCCGGCCGGACGGCGGGAGCGCCACCACTCCGTCCCGCTGCATCGCCTCGTCGCACTCGTGCGGCGCCTCCACCGCGACGAACGGCTCGTCGCCGGTGAGCCCGGGGCTCACGCAGGACAGCGCACGGTCCGCCATCCGCCGGGCGAGCGCCGAACCGGGCAGCGCGGACAGCAACTCGGCGGCCGTCGCCCGCACATTGCGGCTCCGGTCGGCCAGCGCCTGCTCCAGGAACTCCTCGTCCTCGGCGGACAGCCCGGTGCGCAGCGAGTCGACGAACATCAGCCGGTCCTCGGCCCGTTCCGTCTTCCAGGTGGCGGCCAGCAGAGCGCGGGCGGCGTCCGCGTCCCGCGCCCGTACGGCCCCGAGCAGGGCGATCCGTTCCGCGAACAGGCCCTCCTCCCAGAGCCGGCGTACCGCCTCCGGATCGTCGAGCGAGGGCAGCAGCGCGCTCCCGGACGCGCCGCGCAGCGCGAACTTCCACTCCGGGTTCAGCGCGGCCAGCCAGAGGCCGCGCGGCCCCGCGAACTCCAGGGTCGGCGGGCGCAGATCGGTCCGGGACCGGGCCGCGTCCAGCAGGGCGGGCAGGGCGGAGTCCGGCGCCCGGTAGCCGTGCTCATTGGCGGTGGCCAGCCACTGCGGGATCAGCTCCGTCAGGTCCGGGGCCGAACCCCGCCGGCCGCCGGAACCCGCCGCCCGGTCCGCGAGCAGCTGAGCCAGCCGGCCACGGGCGGCCTCCGGCAGATGCGGCCGGGGATCCCCGGGCGCCGGTGCCGGGCGTGGCGACGCGGTGGCGGGCATCAGCCCCGCCCGGCGCCGCACGGTGTGCAGCGCGGCGGCGTCCAGCAGTGCGGCAGCCGTGCTGTCGGGGCCGGTGCCGGAGGCCCCCTCGGGCGGGCGGCGGTCCGTGCCCAGCAGGGCCGAGGTGACGAGCTCCTCCCACGGCGTGGCCGCGAGCGCGTCGGTGAGCCCGCCGTGCGCGGGGGCCGCGCCCGCCGCCATGGGCGGGGCGGCTGTCGGGGTGGCGGGTGGTGTGGTCGTACGGGACATCGCCCCTCCTTCGGAGCCGGACTACGGAGTCAGATGAGCGCGACGGTCTCGATACCGGCGGACCCGGCGGGCGAGGCGGACCCGGCGGGCGCGGGCACGCCCGCGTGGCCCCCCACAGCCCCCGACGGCCACGCCGCCAGCGGGTCGAAGCCCCGGTGGCCGCACTCGCCGAAGACGGTGACCGGCTCGCCGCCCGAGACGGCGACGAGCTTCCAGAGCGCCGGCCGGTTCAGCGCGGCAGGGGCCACCGGCAGGGCCTCACCGCCCTCCGCGTCGATCAGTTGCCAGCCGTCCGGGGCCGGCACGGGTATGACATCGCGCAGCGTCACCGGCCAGGACTCCAGCCAGGGATCGTCGCCCAGCGCCCGCCCGTAGGAGCCGGTCGCCTCGGCGGCCGTGACCCCCGGCGGGGGCGTAACAGCGGGCTCCGGCACCCCGAACCGTTCGCCCAGCTCGGCCCGCAGCTGTCCGGACCCCGGATGGGGCGTCAGCTCGGCGTCGATCGTGACGCCCACGGGCAGCGCCTGGGCGGGGGAGCGGCCGGCCGCGCCGAAGGACAGCAGCAGCGCCGTGCGGCCCGACTCCTCGCCGTACAGCCAGATGCGGCGGGTGACGATCTTGCCCTCGGGGGTGTCGTACTGGGCGAGGACCAGCCAGCGGTCGCGGACCGGCGGGCCCTCCGGGGAGGCCGGCAGGCCCACCCGGGTGCGGACGGTGGCCGCCAGCGCGGGCGGCAGCCGGTCGCGGCCCAGCCACGCCGAGTCCAGCAGATGGAGCAGCGCGCACTCCTCCAGGAGCCGCACCGGCCAGCCGGGACCGGAGGCCGGGACGGCGCCCAGCTCCCGCACCCGGCCCGCGAGTCCGGGCGCCTGCGCGTCGACCATGCGGGCCGCCGTCTCCTCCCACATCCCGTACCCCGCCTGCTCGGCCGCCGCGAGGCCGCCGCGCAGCAGGTCGGTCAGCCGCTGCTCCAACTCCCGCGCACCGCCGCCGATCCGCTCGGCGCGCTTCTCCGCCCGCTTGCGGGCGGCCTCCGGATCGGCGGGTCCCGCCGCAGCGTCACCCCCGGCGGGCCGCGCCTTCGCTTCCGCACGGGCGCGTCGGCCGGTCAGCCATTCCGCGGCCCAGTCCGGCGGCGTCCCGGCGGGCACCGCCGCGTCTTCGGCGGCGCGGAGCAGCAACAGGCCCAGCGCGTGCTTGCACGGGAACTTCCGGCTGGGGCAACTGCACTTGTACGCGGGACCGGTGGTGTCGACCACCGTCCGGTACGGCTTGCTTCCGCTCCCCTTGCACAGCCCCCACACCGCACCCGTCACGTCCCACCCGGTGTCCGACCAGGAGCCGGCCGCACCGAGCTTGTTCCCCGCCTTGCGTGAGGCGTCGTCAGGAGCCAGGGCCAGTACCTGCTCCACCGTCCAGCGCGCGGCCGAGGCAGCGGCGCCCAAGGGTTCTCCCCCGTCAGTCAGCAGCATGCCAAGGACGTTAGGCGGCCCCACTGACAATCGCCCTGACCTGCGCAAAGGCCGATTGTCAGTGCCATGGTGCACGGTGGAACCACAACCGGCCGACCGATGGGGCGACCGATCCGGAGGGGGATCCATGACCGTGTCCGAAACCACCGAAGCACACACCGGCGAGGCCCTGCGCCCGCATGCCGAGGACGCCTTCGCCGACGAGCTGAAGGCGCTCGCGGCGGCCGACGACCGCCCCAGGCCCGAGCGCTGGCGCCTGTCGCCGTGGGCCGTCGCCCTGTATCTGCTCGGCGGCACCCTGCCCGACGGCACCGTCATCACACCCAAGTACGTGGGCCCGCGCCGTCTCGTCGAGGTCGCCGTCACCACGCTCGCCACCGACCGGGCCCTGCTGCTCCTCGGCGTCCCCGGCACCGCCAAGACCTGGGTCTCCGAACATCTGGCGGCCGCCGTCAGCGGCGACTCGACGCTGCTCGTCCAGGGCACGGCGGGCACCCCGGAGGAAGCCGTCCGCTACGGGTGGAACTACGCGCAGCTGCTCGCCAACGGCCCCAGCCGCGACGCGCTGGTGCCCAGCCCGCTGATGCGCGCCATGTCCCAGGGCATGACCGCCCGCATCGAGGAACTGACCCGCATCCCCGCCGATGTGCAGGACTCGCTGATCACGATCCTCTCGGAGAAGACCCTCCCGCTGCCCGAACTGGGCCAGGAGGTCCAGGCGGTGCGCGGGTTCAACGTCATCGCCACCGCCAACGACCGGGACCGGGGGGTCAACGAGCTGTCGAGCGCGCTGCGCCGCCGGTTCAACACCGTCGTCCTGCCGCTGCCCGCGACACCGGAGGCGGAGGTCGACATCGTCTCCCGCCGCGTCGACCAGGTCGGCCGCTCGCTCGACCTGCCGCCCGCCCCCGACGGCCTCGCCGAGATCCGCCGCGTCGTCACGGTCTTCCGCGAACTGCGCGACGGCGTCACCACCGACGGCCGCACCAAACTCAAGTCGCCCTCGGGGACGCTCTCCACGGCCGAGGCCATCTCGGTGGTCACCAACGGCCTCGCGCTCGCCGCCCACTTCGGCGACGGGGTGCTGCGCCCGGGGGACGTCGCGGCCGGCATCCTCGGCGCGGTCGTCCGCGACCCGGCGGCGGACCGGGTGATCTGGCAGGAGTACCTGGAGACCGTGGTGCGCGAGCGCGACGGCTGGAAGGACTTCTACCGCGCCTGCCGGGAGGCGTCCGTATGACCGGCACCCGCGCACCGGGGCCGCTGCTGCTGGGGGTGCGGCACCACGGCCCCGGCTCGGCCCGTGCCGTCCGCGCCGCCCTCGACGCGGCGGGCCCCCGGGCGGTCCTCATCGAGGGCCCGCCCGAGGGCGACGCGCTGCTGGCGCTCGCGGCCGACGAGGAGATGCGGCCGCCCGTCGCCCTGCTCGCCCATGCGGTGGACGACCCCGGGCGGGCGGCGTTCTGGCCGTTCGCCGAGTTCTCCCCCGAGTGGGTCGCGATCCGCTGGGCCCTCGCCCGGGACGTGCCCGTCCGGTTCATCGACCTGCCCGCCGCCCACTCGCTGGCGATGGAGGCCGACGCGGAGGCGGACCGGGACGACACCGCCGAGGAACAGCTCGTTCCCGTCGACCCGATCCGGGTGCTCGCCGAGACGGCGGGGTACGACGACCCCGAGCGCTGGTGGGAGGACGTCGTCGAACACCGCGTGCCCGGCAGCGAGGCGGCGGCCGGACCGCTCGCCGCGTTCGCCGCGCTCGGCGAGGCGATGACCGCGCTGCGCGAGGCGTACGGGGACGGCGGGCATCCCCGGGACGCGGTGCGCGAGGCATACATGCGCATCCAACTGCGCACCGCGGCGAAGGAGTTCGGCGACGAGTTCGCCGTGGTCTGCGGCGCCTGGCACGTCCCCGCCCTGCGTACGCGTACGACGCTCACCGCCGACCGGGCGCTGCTCAAGGGCCTGCCCAAGGTCAAGGCCGAACTGACCTGGGTGCCCTGGACCCACCGCAGGCTCGCCCGGCACAGCGGATACGGCGCCGGGATCGAGTCGCCCGGCTGGTACGAGCACCTCTTCGCCGCCCCGGACCGCCCGGTCGCACGCTGGATGACGAAGGTCGCCGGACTCCTGCGCGACGAGGACCGGTTCGTGTCGTCCGCCCATGTCATCGAGGCCGTCCGGCTCGCCGAGACGCTCGCCGCGATGCGCGGCCGGCCGCTCGCCGGGCTGAGCGAGACGACCGACGCGATCCGGGCCGTCATGTGCGAGGGCTCCGACGTGCCCCTCGCGCTCGTCCACGACCGCCTCGTCGTCGGCACCACGCTGGGCGAGGTCCCCGACACCGCCCCCGCCGTCCCCCTCCAGCGCGACCTCACCCGGCAGCAGCGCACCCTGCGGCTCAAGCCGGAGGCGGACGAGCGGGAGATCGAGCTCGACCTGCGCAAGGACACCGACGCCTCCCGCAGCCGCCTGCTGCACCGGCTGCGCGTCCTCGGCATCGGCTGGGGCGAACCCGCCACCGGCCGGGGGAGCACCGGCACCTTCCGGGAGAGCTGGCGGCTGCGCTGGGAGCCCGAGCTGTATGTGCGCGTCGCGGAGGCGGGCGTCTGGGGCACCACCGTGCTCTCCGCCGCCACCGCCCGCGCCGAGTCGGACGCCCTGGCCGCCACGGCGCTCGCCGAGGTGACCGCGCTGGCCGAGCGCTGCCTGCTCGCCGATCTGCCGGACGCCCTGCCGGTCGTGATGCGGGCCCTCGCCGACCGCGCCGCGCTCGACTCCGACGTCGGCCACCTCGCAGACGCCCTGCCCGCGCTGGCCCGCACCCTGCGCTACGGCGACGTCCGCGCCACGGACACCACCGCCCTGGGCGAGGTCGCGGCCGGACTCGCGGAACGCATCTGCGTCGGCCTGCCACCCGCCTGCACCGGGCTCGACGCCGACGGAGCCGAGGCGCTGCGCCGCCAAGTGGACGGCGTCCACACCGCGATCGGGCTGCTCGCCGGCGCCGTCCCTTCGAGCGCGGACGGGCTGCGCGAGCGGTGGCGCGCGGTGCTCCACAAGCTCACCGTCCGGGACACGGCCGCGGGCGTGATCCGGGGCCGGGCCGCCCGGCTGCTCCTGGACGACGGCCACCTCGACCAGGACGCCGCCGCCCGGCTGATGGGCCTCGCCCTGTCCCCGGGCACCGCTCCGGCCGACGCCGCCGCCTGGATCGAGGGCTTCGTCGGCGGGGCCGCGGGCGGCGGCATGCTCCTCGTCCACGACGAACGGCTCCTCGCCCTGGTCGACTCCTGGCTCACCGGCGTCCCCGCCGACACGTTCACCGATGTGCTGCCCCTGCTGCGGCGCACGTTCTCGGCGTACGAAGCGGGCGTACGGCGCACCCTGGGCGAGCTCGTCCGGCGCGGCCCGGTCGCCGGCGGGGCCCCGGGCGCCGCAGCCCCGGCCGGCGCGGGCGCGACGGCCCCGGGTTTCGGACCGGTCCTGGACACGGCCCGCGCGGACGCGGTGGTCCCGGTGCTGCGCCTGCTCCTCGGCCTGGACGAGCACCCCGCGACCACGGCCCCCGGCACGCACCACGACCCGGCCCGCCACGACCCGGTCCAGCACGACCCGGACCACCGCACCCCCGCCCAGCACGACCCGGACCACCGCACCCCCGCCCGCCACGACGACCCACACCTGGGGGAGACGGCATGACGACCACCGACACCACCACCTCCGCCCACGACGAGCGGCTTCGGCGCTGGCGCATGGTGCTGGGCGCCGACAGCGAGGAGAGCACCGGCCGCAGGCTCACCGGCCGCGACGCCGCGATGGACCAGGCGCTCACCGCGCTCTACGAGAACGGGGGACGCCCCGGCGGCCGGGGCGGCGGCGGGCGCTCGGCCGGACTCGGCGCCTCCGCGCCCTCCGTGGCCCGCTGGCTCGGCGACATCCGGACGTACTTCCCCAGCTCCGTCGTCCAGGTCATGCAGCGCGACGCCATCGACCGCCTCGGCCTCTCCGCGCTCCTGCTCGAACCCGAGATGCTGGAGGCCGTCGAGGCGGACGTGCATCTCGTCGGCACGCTGCTCTCCCTCAACAAGGCCATGCCCGAGACGACGAAGGAGACCGCCCGCGCCGTGGTCCGCAAGGTCGTCGAGCAGCTGGAGAAGCGGCTGACCACCCGCACCCGGGCCACGCTCACGGGCGCGCTCGACCGGTCGGCGAAGGTCACCCGCCCCCGCCACCACGACATCGACTGGGACCGCACCATCCGGGCCAACCTCAAGAACTACCTGGAGCTGCCCGGCCGGGACGGCGCCGGGACCGTCGTACCCGAACGGCTCATCGGCTACGGGCG is a genomic window of Streptomyces sp. NBC_00708 containing:
- a CDS encoding DUF5691 domain-containing protein, with protein sequence MSRTTTPPATPTAAPPMAAGAAPAHGGLTDALAATPWEELVTSALLGTDRRPPEGASGTGPDSTAAALLDAAALHTVRRRAGLMPATASPRPAPAPGDPRPHLPEAARGRLAQLLADRAAGSGGRRGSAPDLTELIPQWLATANEHGYRAPDSALPALLDAARSRTDLRPPTLEFAGPRGLWLAALNPEWKFALRGASGSALLPSLDDPEAVRRLWEEGLFAERIALLGAVRARDADAARALLAATWKTERAEDRLMFVDSLRTGLSAEDEEFLEQALADRSRNVRATAAELLSALPGSALARRMADRALSCVSPGLTGDEPFVAVEAPHECDEAMQRDGVVALPPSGRGERSWWLGQLVEASPLGVWPARFGGRGAQEIVALPVADGWGEELHAAWCRAAVRQRDAAWARALLGPPSTPPSNGPGTASLAERAKLLAVLPPAERAFWVADFVAAHGLSEAFQLLGVCPVPWARPLGRAVVDALDIARDAGSYPWSFSGVMGLAERCLDPSEASRLEVLTTTPAEPADASPGANGYWSEAFQRLVSTLRLRATMDSELSGAPVR
- a CDS encoding DUF5682 family protein, producing MTGTRAPGPLLLGVRHHGPGSARAVRAALDAAGPRAVLIEGPPEGDALLALAADEEMRPPVALLAHAVDDPGRAAFWPFAEFSPEWVAIRWALARDVPVRFIDLPAAHSLAMEADAEADRDDTAEEQLVPVDPIRVLAETAGYDDPERWWEDVVEHRVPGSEAAAGPLAAFAALGEAMTALREAYGDGGHPRDAVREAYMRIQLRTAAKEFGDEFAVVCGAWHVPALRTRTTLTADRALLKGLPKVKAELTWVPWTHRRLARHSGYGAGIESPGWYEHLFAAPDRPVARWMTKVAGLLRDEDRFVSSAHVIEAVRLAETLAAMRGRPLAGLSETTDAIRAVMCEGSDVPLALVHDRLVVGTTLGEVPDTAPAVPLQRDLTRQQRTLRLKPEADEREIELDLRKDTDASRSRLLHRLRVLGIGWGEPATGRGSTGTFRESWRLRWEPELYVRVAEAGVWGTTVLSAATARAESDALAATALAEVTALAERCLLADLPDALPVVMRALADRAALDSDVGHLADALPALARTLRYGDVRATDTTALGEVAAGLAERICVGLPPACTGLDADGAEALRRQVDGVHTAIGLLAGAVPSSADGLRERWRAVLHKLTVRDTAAGVIRGRAARLLLDDGHLDQDAAARLMGLALSPGTAPADAAAWIEGFVGGAAGGGMLLVHDERLLALVDSWLTGVPADTFTDVLPLLRRTFSAYEAGVRRTLGELVRRGPVAGGAPGAAAPAGAGATAPGFGPVLDTARADAVVPVLRLLLGLDEHPATTAPGTHHDPARHDPVQHDPDHRTPAQHDPDHRTPARHDDPHLGETA
- a CDS encoding cobalamin B12-binding domain-containing protein, yielding MGVTGPIRVVVAKPGLDGHDRGAKVIARALRDAGMEVIYTGLHQTPEQIVDTAIQEDADAIGLSILSGAHNTLFAKVIELLKEREAEDIKVFGGGIIPEADIAPLKEQGVAEIFTPGATTTAIVDWVNANVRTPAEA
- a CDS encoding VWA domain-containing protein, coding for MTTTDTTTSAHDERLRRWRMVLGADSEESTGRRLTGRDAAMDQALTALYENGGRPGGRGGGGRSAGLGASAPSVARWLGDIRTYFPSSVVQVMQRDAIDRLGLSALLLEPEMLEAVEADVHLVGTLLSLNKAMPETTKETARAVVRKVVEQLEKRLTTRTRATLTGALDRSAKVTRPRHHDIDWDRTIRANLKNYLELPGRDGAGTVVPERLIGYGRAAQSVKKDVILCIDQSGSMAASVVYASVFGAVLASMRSLQTRLVVFDTAVVDLTDQLDDPVDVLFGTQLGGGTDINRALAYCQSRITRPADTVVVLISDLYEGGIRNEMLKRVAAMKASGVQFVTLLALSDEGAPAYDRDHAAALSALGAPAFACTPDLFPDVMAAAIEKRPLPIPDPENAATRAIL
- a CDS encoding AAA family ATPase, which translates into the protein MTVSETTEAHTGEALRPHAEDAFADELKALAAADDRPRPERWRLSPWAVALYLLGGTLPDGTVITPKYVGPRRLVEVAVTTLATDRALLLLGVPGTAKTWVSEHLAAAVSGDSTLLVQGTAGTPEEAVRYGWNYAQLLANGPSRDALVPSPLMRAMSQGMTARIEELTRIPADVQDSLITILSEKTLPLPELGQEVQAVRGFNVIATANDRDRGVNELSSALRRRFNTVVLPLPATPEAEVDIVSRRVDQVGRSLDLPPAPDGLAEIRRVVTVFRELRDGVTTDGRTKLKSPSGTLSTAEAISVVTNGLALAAHFGDGVLRPGDVAAGILGAVVRDPAADRVIWQEYLETVVRERDGWKDFYRACREASV
- a CDS encoding alpha/beta fold hydrolase, whose amino-acid sequence is MRTPSLPFPSPPTALLRATALELVVLAGHALLYPTGITGERRPGRTPAARCAPAAEGPRTDIPPAAGTDRPPVVFLHGFIDNRSVFVLLRRSLARHGWRHLESLNYSPLTSDIRTAAELLDRHIEEICARTGHHRVDIVGHSLGGLIARYYVQRLAGDHRVRTLVTLGTPHAGTAVAPLAGALPIVRQMREGSAPIEELRLPAPGCRTRFVSFWSELDRVIVPAEAACVDHPDLDAVNVRVTGIGHLALPVHPAVAAAVRQALDAAEPATGATGPASVA
- a CDS encoding SWIM zinc finger family protein translates to MLLTDGGEPLGAAASAARWTVEQVLALAPDDASRKAGNKLGAAGSWSDTGWDVTGAVWGLCKGSGSKPYRTVVDTTGPAYKCSCPSRKFPCKHALGLLLLRAAEDAAVPAGTPPDWAAEWLTGRRARAEAKARPAGGDAAAGPADPEAARKRAEKRAERIGGGARELEQRLTDLLRGGLAAAEQAGYGMWEETAARMVDAQAPGLAGRVRELGAVPASGPGWPVRLLEECALLHLLDSAWLGRDRLPPALAATVRTRVGLPASPEGPPVRDRWLVLAQYDTPEGKIVTRRIWLYGEESGRTALLLSFGAAGRSPAQALPVGVTIDAELTPHPGSGQLRAELGERFGVPEPAVTPPPGVTAAEATGSYGRALGDDPWLESWPVTLRDVIPVPAPDGWQLIDAEGGEALPVAPAALNRPALWKLVAVSGGEPVTVFGECGHRGFDPLAAWPSGAVGGHAGVPAPAGSASPAGSAGIETVALI